A single window of Leptospiraceae bacterium DNA harbors:
- the rpsE gene encoding 30S ribosomal protein S5, producing MAYMDDEVKEFSEKVVKIDRVAKVVKGGRRFSFNALTVVGDSKNRIGIGFGKANEVPDAIRKSIESAKKNLFTINIIGHTIPHEVVGKFKSARVYLRPSSPGTGIIAGESVRSVVEKAGVQDILTKSYGSGNPLNIVKATFEALKKLETPVIAAKKRGIPLKKLFGQGEI from the coding sequence ATGGCATACATGGATGATGAAGTAAAAGAGTTTAGCGAGAAAGTTGTAAAAATTGATCGCGTAGCAAAAGTTGTAAAAGGTGGTCGTAGATTTTCTTTTAACGCTTTAACTGTCGTAGGAGATTCAAAAAATCGAATTGGAATAGGATTTGGGAAAGCAAATGAAGTACCTGATGCTATCCGAAAATCTATTGAATCTGCTAAAAAAAACCTATTTACAATCAATATCATAGGTCATACAATTCCTCACGAAGTTGTAGGAAAATTTAAGTCTGCGAGAGTGTACCTCAGACCTTCTTCTCCTGGAACTGGAATTATTGCAGGAGAATCAGTTCGCTCTGTAGTAGAAAAAGCTGGTGTTCAAGATATATTGACTAAGTCTTATGGCTCAGGAAATCCTTTAAACATTGTGAAAGCTACTTTTGAAGCTCTCAAAAAGTTAGAAACTCCAGTTATAGCGGCTAAAAAACGCGGGATTCCTCTAAAGAAACTCTTTGGTCAAGGAGAGATTTAA